From the Candidatus Atribacteria bacterium genome, one window contains:
- a CDS encoding glycosyltransferase family 4 protein — translation MRIAFFTNCYKPLVNGVVTSVSSLKESYERKGHEVYIFAPKVEGYIEQEKNVFRYRSVNLISKVNYPLPIPLSFKVKKVITEFNPEIVHIHHPFLLSSAAIMYGKKLGIPKILTIHTQYEQYAYYIYPIPERLTQEAIKMIISNLAYKTDCITTPSASMKELIEGYGIKNRIEVIPNAIHLVSFREDDELKRREIKRKYHLKEEDKIILFVGRVASEKSIDKIIQALAIIKKRGMGKEKLLIVGSGPDMDELKQLTRTLKLEKDVIFAGTVSYEEIQHYYKMAYVFTITSTTETFGIVTIEALASGVPVLAVKAPGAIDILTNGLDGLLVDNDTIKFADALEKIIREPELREKLSEGALKTSEKYSIDTISERMLNLYREVIEIKKSKNKEKKNFIKDILAINYEGKIKSGK, via the coding sequence ATGAGGATTGCTTTTTTTACCAATTGTTATAAGCCACTGGTTAACGGAGTTGTCACCAGCGTATCTTCATTAAAAGAGTCGTACGAAAGAAAAGGGCATGAGGTTTATATCTTCGCTCCCAAGGTGGAAGGCTATATTGAGCAAGAGAAGAATGTATTTAGATACAGGTCGGTGAATTTAATTAGCAAAGTAAATTATCCTCTCCCCATACCATTATCCTTTAAAGTGAAAAAAGTTATCACCGAATTTAATCCTGAAATCGTCCATATACATCATCCCTTTTTACTTAGCTCTGCAGCCATAATGTATGGCAAAAAATTAGGTATTCCCAAAATCTTGACTATTCACACTCAATATGAACAATATGCTTATTATATTTACCCCATACCAGAAAGACTGACTCAAGAAGCAATCAAGATGATAATTTCGAATTTAGCATATAAAACTGATTGTATTACTACGCCTTCTGCCTCAATGAAGGAATTAATAGAAGGTTATGGAATTAAAAACAGAATTGAGGTTATTCCCAACGCAATCCATTTAGTTTCCTTCAGGGAAGATGATGAACTGAAAAGAAGGGAAATTAAAAGAAAATACCACCTGAAAGAAGAAGATAAAATAATTCTCTTTGTGGGCAGGGTAGCTTCAGAAAAGAGTATTGATAAGATTATACAAGCATTAGCAATTATTAAGAAAAGGGGCATGGGCAAAGAAAAATTATTAATTGTAGGCAGTGGACCAGACATGGATGAACTAAAACAACTTACTCGAACTTTGAAATTAGAAAAGGATGTAATATTTGCCGGCACAGTAAGTTATGAGGAAATTCAGCACTATTATAAAATGGCTTATGTATTTACTATCACTTCAACGACAGAAACTTTTGGAATAGTAACCATAGAAGCCTTGGCTTCCGGAGTCCCTGTCTTAGCGGTTAAAGCTCCAGGAGCAATAGATATATTAACAAATGGATTAGATGGACTATTGGTCGATAACGATACTATTAAATTTGCTGATGCTTTGGAAAAAATAATCCGAGAGCCAGAATTAAGAGAAAAGCTCTCTGAGGGAGCATTAAAGACATCTGAAAAATATAGTATTGATACAATTTCTGAAAGAATGTTAAATCTTTATCGCGAAGTAATCGAGATAAAAAAATCCAAAAACAAAGAGAAGAAAAATTTTATCAAAGATATTCTGGCTATAAACTATGAGGGGAAAATAAAAAGTGGAAAATAG
- a CDS encoding tetratricopeptide repeat protein has product MRERYLKKYLIVGLIIYGLLITVSLSLAAGQGEVVWDTLSQEASDYLKMAINKMEDAIKTYQGINYPNKELWAEAIDYGEKAIEADPKFIEAHYRLAQIYQYTNWYYREAREWERYIELIQRKEVISQEAKMRLAFAYYRLGYADYQREDYGGCILYLQSAIEIDPEMTEAHYWLGRVFYEIGKLNDSLSSWQKVLEIDRNYPKAQYFCAKVENSIRFGKEAYSHYEAGYNLYEKGLFEEATYEYRQAVRFNPNFSLAYYWLGRIYYERGNYTEAMNNWKEVLRLEPENTKAEYWLKQAEKQLE; this is encoded by the coding sequence ATGAGAGAAAGATATCTAAAAAAGTATTTGATAGTAGGGTTAATTATTTATGGATTATTAATAACCGTAAGCCTTAGTTTGGCAGCGGGTCAGGGAGAAGTTGTCTGGGATACTCTTTCACAGGAGGCATCCGATTACCTAAAAATGGCGATAAATAAGATGGAAGATGCAATTAAGACCTATCAAGGAATTAATTACCCTAATAAAGAGTTGTGGGCTGAAGCGATTGATTATGGTGAGAAAGCTATTGAAGCTGATCCTAAATTTATAGAGGCTCATTATCGCCTTGCTCAAATTTATCAATATACTAATTGGTATTACCGGGAAGCAAGAGAGTGGGAGAGATATATTGAACTTATTCAAAGAAAGGAAGTAATTTCTCAGGAAGCTAAAATGAGATTAGCTTTTGCATATTATCGGTTAGGATATGCGGATTATCAAAGGGAAGATTATGGCGGTTGCATCCTATATTTGCAAAGCGCAATTGAGATTGACCCAGAAATGACCGAAGCACACTACTGGTTAGGTCGTGTATTCTATGAAATTGGTAAATTGAATGATTCTCTTTCTTCCTGGCAAAAAGTATTGGAGATCGATCGTAATTATCCTAAGGCTCAATATTTTTGTGCTAAAGTAGAAAATTCTATAAGATTCGGAAAAGAAGCCTATTCTCATTATGAAGCAGGATATAACCTTTATGAGAAAGGATTATTTGAAGAAGCAACTTATGAATACCGTCAGGCAGTCCGGTTCAACCCTAATTTTTCTTTAGCTTATTATTGGTTGGGAAGAATTTATTATGAACGGGGTAATTATACGGAAGCGATGAATAATTGGAAAGAAGTTTTGCGCTTAGAACCGGAAAATACAAAAGCAGAATATTGGTTAAAACAAGCAGAAAAACAACTGGAATAA
- a CDS encoding ABC transporter ATP-binding protein, giving the protein MEKSVEVKHLKKWFWIGKSPLGKKKAVRAVDDVSFYVGKKEVLGLVGESGCGKTTCGKTILRILDPTEGKIYFNGQEITHLRKKEMIMIRRKMMIIYQDPFGSLDPRMTIGATINEPMEVHKIGSKKEREERVIEIMEKVGLLPDQVNRYPHEFSGGQRQRIGIARALATGPEFIVADECVSDLDVSIQAQIINLLQDLQKEFGLTILFVAHDLSVIKHICDRVAVMYLGKIVETAPKRELFNNPKHPYTQALLSAIPIPDPKFRKKGQILMGDVPSPVNPPSGCRFHTRCSYVKTICREEEPALKCFENNHYIACHLFS; this is encoded by the coding sequence ATGGAAAAATCGGTAGAAGTTAAACATCTAAAAAAATGGTTCTGGATAGGTAAATCACCTTTAGGTAAGAAAAAGGCAGTTAGGGCGGTAGATGATGTAAGTTTTTATGTGGGGAAGAAAGAAGTTCTTGGCCTGGTGGGAGAATCAGGATGCGGAAAAACGACCTGTGGGAAAACCATACTGAGAATATTAGACCCAACAGAAGGCAAGATCTATTTTAATGGTCAGGAAATAACTCATTTAAGAAAAAAAGAGATGATCATGATTAGAAGGAAGATGATGATTATCTATCAGGACCCCTTTGGTTCCCTCGATCCCAGAATGACTATAGGAGCAACTATTAATGAACCAATGGAAGTACATAAGATTGGTTCTAAAAAAGAACGAGAAGAGAGGGTCATTGAGATTATGGAAAAGGTTGGTCTTCTTCCAGACCAGGTAAACAGATACCCTCATGAATTTAGCGGCGGCCAAAGGCAGAGAATAGGAATTGCCAGAGCTTTAGCAACTGGTCCGGAATTTATAGTTGCTGATGAATGCGTTTCTGATTTGGATGTTTCCATTCAAGCTCAAATTATTAATTTATTACAGGATTTACAGAAAGAATTTGGATTGACCATTTTATTTGTAGCTCATGATTTAAGTGTAATAAAACACATCTGTGATAGAGTGGCAGTCATGTATTTAGGTAAGATAGTAGAAACTGCCCCAAAAAGAGAATTATTTAATAACCCTAAGCACCCCTATACCCAGGCTTTGCTTTCCGCCATACCCATCCCCGATCCTAAATTTAGAAAAAAAGGTCAAATTTTAATGGGTGATGTTCCCAGCCCGGTAAATCCTCCTTCAGGATGCCGATTCCATACCAGATGCTCTTATGTAAAAACTATATGTAGGGAAGAAGAGCCGGCACTAAAATGTTTTGAAAATAATCATTATATAGCCTGCCATCTATTTTCTTAA
- a CDS encoding ABC transporter ATP-binding protein, giving the protein MKTLLDIKNLKTHFFTHEGIVKAVDGVSFKINQGETLGLVGESGSGKSVTALSIMRLIPHPPGRIVGGEIHFEGRDLLKLEDKEIRKIRGKKISMIFQEPMTSLDPVFTIGYEIGEVIQLHQGLNKKEARKKAIEILKIVGIPDVEKRIDNYPHELSGGMRQRVMIAMALSCNPTLLIADEPTTALDVTIQAQILRLINELKGEFGASVMLITHDLGVIAEMCDNVAVMYAGYIVEYTDIYTLFNNPLHPYTKGLSKSIPRMNIDVEHLNAIPGIVPNLLDLPTGCPFHPRCDFSFKRCVEEMPELIEIENSHLVKCHLIKGKIRSK; this is encoded by the coding sequence ATGAAAACATTACTGGACATAAAAAATTTAAAAACTCATTTTTTTACCCATGAGGGAATAGTAAAGGCTGTAGATGGCGTCAGTTTTAAAATTAATCAAGGGGAAACTTTAGGACTTGTAGGAGAATCCGGAAGTGGCAAGAGTGTTACTGCCTTGTCGATTATGAGATTGATTCCTCATCCTCCGGGAAGGATTGTAGGTGGAGAAATACACTTTGAGGGCAGAGACCTCTTGAAATTAGAGGATAAAGAAATTAGAAAAATAAGGGGGAAGAAAATATCGATGATCTTCCAAGAGCCCATGACTTCATTGGACCCGGTATTTACCATTGGATATGAAATTGGAGAAGTCATTCAATTACATCAGGGGTTAAATAAAAAAGAGGCCAGAAAAAAAGCCATAGAGATATTAAAAATTGTAGGAATACCGGATGTAGAGAAGAGAATAGATAATTACCCTCATGAGTTATCCGGGGGGATGAGACAGAGAGTGATGATTGCCATGGCTCTATCATGTAATCCCACTTTGCTTATTGCTGATGAACCGACTACTGCCCTTGATGTTACCATTCAAGCTCAGATTTTAAGATTAATTAATGAATTAAAAGGCGAATTTGGAGCATCGGTGATGTTAATAACACATGATCTGGGAGTCATTGCGGAAATGTGTGATAATGTAGCAGTAATGTATGCCGGGTATATTGTAGAATATACAGATATATATACACTTTTTAACAACCCGCTTCATCCTTACACCAAAGGCTTAAGCAAATCAATACCCCGAATGAATATTGATGTAGAACATCTCAATGCTATTCCGGGCATAGTTCCTAATCTCCTTGATTTGCCTACCGGATGTCCATTTCACCCCAGATGTGATTTCAGTTTTAAAAGATGTGTTGAAGAGATGCCAGAACTGATAGAGATAGAAAATTCTCATCTAGTAAAATGTCATTTAATCAAGGGGAAGATAAGGAGCAAATAA
- a CDS encoding ABC transporter permease, with protein sequence MKRTRETKTHELVRRLKYNKSAVFGLAIVVILILCALLANYIAPNNPTPSPPELFKALKPGFWSEDAVEGMPLGADALGRCILSRILYGARVSLTAGFVAVGIAMILGITFGTLSGYYGGWVDALIMRIVDIMFAFPALLLAIVIVTVLGQGLDKAMIAIGIVYTPQMARIIRSSVLYIKEMEYIEVQKAIGSSDARIIFRHVLPNSMAPVIVYGTLMLASAILDCAALGFLGLGAQPPTPEWGAMLSKSYSYIVSGAWWAATFPGLAILFSVIGLNLLGDGLRDILDPRLKT encoded by the coding sequence ATGAAAAGAACAAGAGAGACCAAAACCCATGAATTAGTAAGAAGGCTTAAATATAATAAATCAGCGGTCTTTGGCTTAGCAATTGTTGTCATACTGATTTTATGTGCCTTATTAGCTAATTATATTGCTCCCAATAACCCTACTCCTTCTCCTCCGGAACTTTTCAAGGCCTTAAAACCGGGATTCTGGAGCGAAGATGCAGTGGAAGGTATGCCCTTGGGGGCTGATGCCCTGGGAAGATGTATCTTAAGTCGAATTCTTTATGGAGCAAGAGTCAGTTTAACTGCTGGTTTTGTAGCAGTGGGTATTGCTATGATTTTAGGAATCACTTTTGGAACTTTGTCTGGTTATTATGGCGGTTGGGTGGATGCACTTATTATGAGAATAGTTGATATTATGTTTGCCTTTCCAGCATTGTTACTGGCTATTGTCATTGTAACCGTTCTGGGTCAGGGATTGGATAAAGCCATGATAGCAATAGGCATAGTTTATACCCCCCAGATGGCCAGGATTATCAGAAGTTCGGTACTCTACATTAAAGAGATGGAATATATTGAAGTCCAAAAAGCAATCGGGTCGAGCGATGCAAGAATTATTTTTCGCCATGTTCTACCCAATAGTATGGCACCGGTCATTGTATACGGCACCTTGATGTTAGCCTCTGCCATTTTAGACTGTGCAGCGCTTGGTTTTTTAGGGTTAGGAGCTCAACCTCCCACTCCGGAATGGGGTGCCATGCTCTCTAAAAGCTATTCCTATATTGTAAGTGGCGCATGGTGGGCAGCAACATTTCCCGGACTAGCGATATTATTTTCGGTTATAGGTCTCAACCTATTAGGAGACGGCTTAAGAGATATTTTAGACCCCCGGCTTAAAACTTAA